A part of Prolixibacteraceae bacterium genomic DNA contains:
- the recJ gene encoding single-stranded-DNA-specific exonuclease RecJ — protein MQKEWKYRKPGDANQIKILSAALGVDMAIANLLVQRGVTTFDDAKMFFRPKLSDLHDPFLMKDMDKAVDRLHQAIENQEKVLVYGDYDVDGTTSVALMCSFIRKFIKEYEYYIPDRYIEGYGVSTQGIEYAAENKFDLIIVLDCGIKAVDKVALATQYGIDFIICDHHNPDEIIPDAVAVLNPKQIDCNYPYKELSGCGVGFKFVHAYCLKHDIPLDVIYDFLDFVVVSIAADIVPITGENRVLAYWGLQKLNSAPSIGLKTIIQNAGVSGQELRINDIVFKIGPRLNASGRIEHGNKSVRILLSEKAEEASQLGSKIDEFNEIRKTLDRDITNEALHMILDNKELVEKKSTVLYNRDWHKGVVGIVASRLTEQFYRPTIILTESNGLATGSARSVGSFDLYEAIGKCSDLLESYGGHMFAAGLTLKIDKLGEFTRRFNQIVEESLSEKDMVQTIEIDAKVSLSDINPKFVRILKQFEPLGPHNNAPVFVTEDVLDHGTSRLVGKNLEHLKLDLVEPNRSTSVFSGIAFSQGHYFDIVKQAMPFDVCYTITENEFRGKVSTQLNVKDIRSHES, from the coding sequence ATGCAAAAAGAGTGGAAATATAGAAAACCCGGCGATGCTAATCAGATAAAGATTTTGTCGGCTGCACTCGGGGTAGATATGGCAATCGCAAATCTATTAGTTCAGAGAGGAGTGACAACTTTCGATGATGCGAAAATGTTCTTTCGTCCAAAATTGAGTGACCTTCACGACCCTTTCCTTATGAAAGATATGGATAAGGCGGTGGATCGTCTGCATCAAGCTATTGAAAATCAGGAGAAAGTCTTAGTGTATGGAGACTATGATGTTGATGGTACCACTTCGGTTGCATTGATGTGTAGCTTTATCCGTAAATTTATCAAAGAGTATGAGTACTACATTCCCGATAGATATATAGAAGGTTATGGAGTCTCTACCCAAGGTATAGAGTACGCTGCAGAAAATAAATTTGATTTAATCATTGTTTTAGACTGTGGTATTAAAGCGGTCGATAAGGTGGCGTTAGCCACGCAATATGGGATAGACTTTATCATTTGTGACCACCACAACCCTGATGAGATAATACCAGATGCTGTCGCCGTGTTAAACCCCAAACAGATCGACTGTAATTATCCTTACAAGGAGCTGTCAGGATGTGGTGTGGGCTTTAAATTTGTACATGCTTACTGTCTGAAACATGACATCCCTTTGGATGTAATATATGATTTCCTCGATTTTGTTGTCGTTAGTATCGCTGCTGATATTGTCCCTATCACTGGAGAGAATCGTGTATTGGCCTATTGGGGGCTTCAGAAACTCAATAGTGCTCCCTCTATCGGATTAAAAACGATAATTCAAAATGCAGGTGTCTCAGGACAAGAGCTTCGGATTAACGATATCGTCTTCAAAATAGGGCCACGATTAAATGCCTCTGGTCGTATTGAGCATGGAAACAAATCGGTTCGTATCTTGCTTAGCGAAAAAGCAGAAGAGGCATCACAGCTTGGTAGTAAGATTGATGAGTTTAATGAAATTCGTAAAACACTCGATCGTGATATTACCAACGAAGCGCTACATATGATTCTCGACAACAAAGAGCTGGTAGAGAAAAAAAGTACTGTTCTATATAATCGTGATTGGCACAAAGGCGTAGTTGGAATTGTAGCATCTCGTTTAACCGAACAGTTCTATAGACCCACAATTATTCTTACCGAATCCAATGGTTTAGCCACAGGTTCTGCTCGTAGTGTTGGTTCGTTCGATCTATATGAGGCCATTGGTAAATGTTCAGATCTTCTAGAGTCTTATGGTGGTCATATGTTTGCTGCTGGTTTGACCCTGAAAATAGATAAATTAGGCGAATTCACACGTCGATTCAATCAGATTGTAGAGGAGTCTTTGAGCGAAAAAGATATGGTTCAAACTATCGAAATTGACGCAAAAGTTTCACTTTCCGATATAAATCCTAAATTTGTAAGAATTTTGAAGCAGTTTGAACCTTTAGGACCTCATAACAATGCTCCTGTATTTGTAACAGAAGACGTCTTAGATCATGGTACAAGTAGGTTGGTGGGTAAGAATCTAGAACACTTAAAGTTAGATCTAGTCGAACCCAATCGTTCAACCTCTGTGTTTTCCGGAATAGCCTTTTCACAAGGACACTATTTCGATATCGTAAAACAAGCTATGCCGTTTGATGTCTGCTATACCATTACGGAGAATGAGTTTAGAGGAAAGGTATCGACACAATTAAATGTCAAAGATATTCGTTCTCACGAGTCCTAA
- a CDS encoding glucose-6-phosphate isomerase: MENISLNLNRALGFISQEAIDSYKADAEKFNVALHEKTMRGNDYLGWVNLPSSITDEHIADVKATAQKLAAKKLDILVVVGIGGSYLGAKAVIDALSNNFQQFQKGDAPCVVFAGQNISEDYLAELRQLLAHKEYGIVVISKSGTTTEPALAFRVLKKDIETKYGKEEAVSRIIAVTDASKGALRQLATEEGYKTFVIPDDVGGRFSVLTPVGLIAIACAGFDITQLIQGAKDMEAQTSPEVKFEDNLAAQYAAVRNELYRNGKKIEILVNYNPKLHYFAEWWKQLYGESEGKEGKGIYPSSVDFSSDLHSMGQYIQEGERTLFETVLSIKNVKNTVLVPTDEANLDSLNFLAGKRVDEVNKMAELGTALAHVDGGVPNMQVEVPEINEYYLGQLIYFFEKACGISGYMLDVNPFDQPGVEAYKKNMFALLEKPGFEAETQKIKEKLK, from the coding sequence ATGGAAAATATCTCGCTTAATCTTAATCGTGCCTTAGGCTTTATAAGCCAAGAAGCTATCGATAGCTATAAAGCAGATGCTGAAAAGTTTAATGTTGCATTACACGAAAAGACAATGCGTGGTAATGATTACTTGGGGTGGGTTAACTTGCCTTCAAGCATTACTGACGAACACATTGCTGATGTTAAAGCAACGGCACAAAAGTTAGCAGCAAAAAAACTTGATATATTAGTTGTAGTTGGTATTGGAGGCTCATACCTTGGTGCCAAAGCTGTTATTGATGCGCTTTCTAATAATTTCCAACAATTCCAAAAAGGAGATGCGCCTTGTGTAGTATTTGCAGGACAAAATATTAGTGAAGACTATCTTGCGGAACTACGTCAACTACTTGCTCACAAAGAGTATGGTATCGTGGTTATCTCAAAGTCAGGAACGACTACAGAGCCAGCATTGGCTTTCCGTGTTCTGAAGAAAGACATTGAGACGAAATATGGCAAAGAAGAGGCAGTTAGTCGTATCATTGCAGTTACAGATGCATCTAAGGGTGCGTTACGTCAGCTTGCAACAGAAGAAGGATATAAAACATTTGTTATTCCAGATGATGTTGGTGGACGTTTTTCTGTTCTTACTCCAGTAGGACTTATTGCGATTGCTTGTGCTGGATTCGATATTACGCAACTGATCCAAGGAGCGAAAGATATGGAAGCACAAACATCTCCGGAAGTAAAGTTCGAGGATAACTTAGCAGCGCAATATGCTGCCGTTAGAAATGAACTTTACAGAAATGGAAAGAAGATTGAGATCCTTGTAAATTACAACCCTAAGCTTCACTATTTCGCGGAGTGGTGGAAGCAGTTATATGGTGAAAGTGAAGGTAAAGAAGGTAAAGGGATCTACCCATCTAGTGTAGATTTCTCATCTGATCTTCACTCTATGGGACAGTATATTCAAGAGGGTGAAAGAACTCTTTTTGAGACTGTTCTTTCAATCAAGAATGTAAAGAATACCGTCCTTGTACCTACAGATGAAGCAAATCTTGATAGCCTGAACTTCCTTGCTGGTAAAAGAGTGGATGAAGTGAATAAGATGGCTGAACTAGGAACTGCATTAGCTCACGTGGATGGTGGGGTTCCAAATATGCAAGTCGAAGTTCCTGAAATCAACGAGTACTATCTTGGTCAGTTGATCTACTTCTTCGAGAAAGCATGTGGTATCAGTGGATATATGCTTGATGTAAATCCATTTGATCAACCAGGAGTAGAAGCTTATAAGAAGAATATGTTTGCTCTTCTTGAGAAGCCTGGCTTTGAAGCAGAAACTCAAAAGATTAAAGAAAAACTTAAGTAG
- a CDS encoding NAD(P)H-dependent glycerol-3-phosphate dehydrogenase: protein MNNNQRIAVIGSGSWATALAKMLMHNVKEFNWYFRSEDNVKLFKKYKHNPKYLRAVEFDTDRIHFYTDINKIAEDSDILIFVVPSAFLKDAVKDLTVDISNKFIVSAIKGIVPDDNTIVGEFFHQRFNVPFESIGVIAGPCHAEEVARELLSYLTIACPDIKKARQFAFNLECPFIRTHISEDIYGTEYSSVIKNIVSLASGIAHGLRYGDNFQAVLISNGIQEIKRFVDTVHPITRDIKSSAYLGDLLVTGYSQFSRNRTFGMMIGKGYSTRSAMLEMHMVAEGYYAVKCIKEINERYNVNMPITDAVYNILYENISPSIELRLLTEHLR from the coding sequence ATAAATAACAATCAAAGAATTGCAGTAATTGGAAGCGGGAGCTGGGCAACAGCTCTCGCCAAGATGCTTATGCATAATGTTAAAGAGTTTAATTGGTATTTCCGATCAGAAGATAATGTCAAGCTCTTTAAGAAATATAAGCATAACCCAAAGTATCTGCGTGCTGTTGAATTTGATACGGATAGAATTCATTTCTATACAGATATCAATAAGATAGCGGAAGATTCAGATATCTTAATCTTTGTAGTGCCTTCGGCATTCTTGAAAGATGCAGTTAAAGATTTAACTGTAGATATCTCAAATAAATTCATTGTATCAGCAATTAAAGGTATTGTCCCTGACGACAATACCATTGTTGGTGAATTCTTCCACCAGCGTTTTAACGTTCCTTTTGAGTCAATAGGCGTTATTGCGGGACCATGTCATGCTGAAGAGGTGGCAAGAGAATTGCTCTCTTATTTGACGATTGCTTGTCCGGATATTAAGAAGGCAAGACAATTTGCATTCAATCTTGAATGCCCATTCATTCGCACCCATATTAGTGAAGATATTTATGGGACAGAGTACTCATCTGTAATTAAAAATATCGTCTCTCTTGCTTCTGGTATTGCACATGGACTCCGTTATGGAGACAACTTCCAAGCAGTACTGATATCTAATGGTATCCAAGAGATCAAACGCTTTGTGGATACAGTGCATCCTATCACTCGCGACATCAAATCAAGTGCCTATCTTGGAGATCTTCTTGTAACGGGATATTCTCAATTCTCTCGTAACCGAACTTTTGGTATGATGATTGGAAAAGGATACTCTACTAGATCTGCGATGTTGGAGATGCACATGGTTGCAGAGGGCTATTATGCGGTGAAATGTATTAAGGAGATCAATGAGAGATATAATGTAAATATGCCGATTACTGACGCGGTTTATAATATCTTATATGAGAACATCTCACCTTCTATTGAGCTGCGATTGTTGACTGAACATCTTAGATAG
- a CDS encoding transporter produces the protein MKKTILLLWCLFGTLLYNNAQDINTDRPDVTESYYTVPRNSLQIETGYMFEKSTDFKEINHTYNTTLLRYGLVDNLELRFNIAYMHSKGIEGNPMSNYGWGDMQVGLKFYVLDQDKFLPYLSLLFHYVIPTGDNHFSPDASEPIVKILGGWEFDNGSSISFNAGAIWTAGNDNVEYSASVAYGQPIIKETLSAFIEYFDYTSHNSDKMHHYMDLGVTYLLKENLQLDLSVGTNLKGFRKGYFISAGASYLISFSK, from the coding sequence ATGAAAAAAACAATTTTACTCTTATGGTGTCTGTTCGGAACTTTACTATACAACAATGCACAAGATATTAACACCGATCGTCCTGATGTCACAGAGTCCTACTATACCGTTCCGAGAAATAGCCTTCAGATAGAAACCGGATATATGTTCGAGAAGTCAACCGACTTTAAAGAGATCAACCATACCTATAACACCACACTCCTTCGATATGGTCTTGTCGATAATCTAGAGTTGCGTTTTAATATCGCATACATGCACTCCAAAGGTATTGAAGGTAACCCCATGTCAAATTATGGCTGGGGGGATATGCAGGTAGGATTAAAATTCTATGTGTTAGATCAAGATAAGTTTTTGCCTTACCTCTCACTACTCTTTCATTATGTCATTCCAACAGGAGACAACCACTTTTCTCCTGACGCTTCTGAGCCTATTGTCAAAATTCTAGGAGGGTGGGAGTTTGATAACGGATCATCTATCTCGTTTAATGCAGGGGCCATATGGACCGCTGGAAACGATAATGTCGAGTATTCCGCATCGGTTGCTTATGGCCAGCCGATAATTAAAGAGACATTGAGCGCTTTTATTGAATATTTCGACTATACATCCCACAATAGCGACAAAATGCATCACTATATGGACCTTGGAGTGACCTATCTGTTGAAAGAGAATCTACAGCTTGACCTTTCGGTAGGAACAAATCTAAAAGGATTTCGTAAAGGATATTTTATTTCTGCGGGCGCATCTTATTTAATCTCCTTCTCTAAATAG
- the lysS gene encoding lysine--tRNA ligase translates to MSRIELSEQEIIRRNSLQKLRELGIEAYPAEEFEVNATSKEIKENFDAEKNNYQEVVIAGRIMSRRIMGKASFAELQDHNGRIQIYVNRDEICEGDDKTLYNDVFKKLLDIGDIIGIKGFAFVTQVGEISIHAKELVVLSKSLKPLPIVKEKDGKTFDAFTDPEMRYRQRYVDLIVNPQVKDAFVKRTKIVNTMRNMFNEKGYLEVETPILQPIPGGASARPFATHHNALNMPLYMRIANELYLKRLIVGGFDGVYEFAKDFRNEGMDRTHNPEFTVMEIYVAYKDYNWMMDFTEEMIEKVALELHGTTKVQVGDKEIDFKRPFKRITMIDSIKEHTGIDIAGMDEAALIDVCKKIDVEVDPSMGKGKLIDEIFGEKCEGNYIQPTFITDYPIEMSPLCKKHRTNPDLTERFELMVNGKELCNAYSELNDPIDQLERFQDQLKLSEKGDDEAMFIDMDFVRALEYGMPPTSGMGIGIDRLTMLMTNSSSIQDVLFFPQMKPEKKATVDPDSKFEELGVVPEWIEVLRKMGIQKVAELQEMKPGKLFNDLCGFNKKNKLGLQNPSAEEVKSWFN, encoded by the coding sequence ATGAGCAGAATAGAGCTAAGCGAACAAGAGATAATAAGAAGAAATTCTCTTCAGAAGTTAAGAGAATTAGGTATCGAAGCATACCCAGCAGAAGAATTCGAAGTGAATGCGACAAGTAAGGAGATCAAAGAGAACTTTGATGCCGAAAAGAATAACTACCAAGAGGTTGTTATTGCTGGTCGTATTATGAGTCGACGCATTATGGGGAAGGCCTCTTTTGCAGAGCTTCAGGATCATAACGGTCGTATTCAGATTTATGTCAATCGCGACGAGATCTGTGAAGGAGACGACAAAACGCTTTACAATGACGTGTTCAAGAAGCTTTTAGATATCGGTGATATTATCGGAATCAAAGGTTTTGCATTCGTTACGCAGGTTGGGGAGATCTCCATTCATGCTAAAGAGCTAGTGGTTCTTAGTAAGTCTCTTAAACCGCTTCCTATTGTAAAAGAGAAAGATGGAAAGACATTTGATGCGTTTACGGATCCAGAGATGCGTTATCGTCAACGTTATGTCGACCTAATTGTAAATCCACAGGTTAAAGATGCTTTTGTTAAAAGAACAAAGATCGTCAATACGATGAGAAATATGTTCAATGAGAAAGGTTATCTTGAAGTTGAAACACCTATCCTTCAACCGATACCTGGTGGTGCATCTGCTCGTCCATTTGCAACACACCACAATGCATTAAATATGCCTCTTTATATGCGTATCGCAAATGAGCTATATTTGAAGCGTCTTATTGTTGGTGGTTTTGATGGTGTATATGAGTTCGCAAAAGACTTCCGTAACGAGGGAATGGATAGAACCCACAATCCTGAATTTACAGTGATGGAGATCTATGTAGCTTACAAAGACTACAACTGGATGATGGACTTCACGGAAGAGATGATCGAAAAAGTTGCACTTGAATTGCATGGTACAACCAAAGTGCAAGTAGGAGATAAAGAGATTGATTTCAAACGACCATTCAAACGTATTACGATGATCGACTCGATCAAAGAACATACGGGTATTGATATTGCAGGTATGGATGAAGCTGCACTAATCGACGTTTGTAAAAAGATAGATGTTGAAGTAGACCCTTCTATGGGTAAAGGAAAATTAATTGATGAGATATTTGGTGAAAAGTGTGAAGGGAACTACATCCAGCCTACTTTCATTACGGATTACCCAATAGAGATGTCTCCTCTGTGTAAAAAACACCGTACGAACCCTGATCTTACAGAGCGTTTTGAGTTGATGGTTAACGGAAAAGAGCTATGTAATGCTTATTCTGAGCTTAACGATCCTATCGATCAGTTAGAGCGTTTCCAAGATCAATTGAAGCTATCTGAAAAAGGGGATGACGAAGCTATGTTTATTGATATGGACTTTGTTAGAGCACTTGAGTATGGTATGCCTCCTACATCAGGTATGGGTATCGGTATTGACCGCTTAACCATGTTGATGACGAATTCATCATCTATTCAAGATGTACTTTTCTTCCCTCAGATGAAACCAGAGAAGAAAGCAACTGTTGACCCAGATAGTAAGTTTGAAGAGCTAGGTGTTGTTCCAGAATGGATCGAAGTACTTAGAAAAATGGGAATTCAGAAAGTTGCTGAACTTCAAGAGATGAAGCCAGGTAAACTATTTAATGACCTTTGTGGTTTCAATAAAAAGAATAAACTTGGTCTTCAAAATCCATCTGCAGAGGAAGTGAAGAGTTGGTTCAACTAA
- a CDS encoding uracil-xanthine permease family protein, with product MNSTSRTSIGVKETILGIQFLFVAFGATVLVPLLVGIDPSVALFTAGVGTIIFHFITKGKVPVYLGSSFAFIAPMIACSKLYGMPAMFGGIIAVGIVYTIISTVIKLRGSRFIELLFPSVVVGPVIMLIGLSLAPNGVNMAKTNWAISGSVLMVAIFTVMAGKGIFKLIPIFVGLAFGYILSMVLGAVNYDPIINADWFALPKLQSPEFRWEAILYMIPVAIAPIIEHVGDMYAIGGVVNKNYIKDPGLNRTLLGDGIATMFAGFFGGPPNTTYSEVTGAVSLTKVTNPAILRITAVTAIVFSLCGKVSGFLQTIPQAVLGGLMLLLFGMIASVGIKTLVDSRIDMNNTRNQVIISVVLTMGIGGAVFQIGDFALQGIGLASIVGVILNLILPGRSKAVKKSAKDDIVI from the coding sequence ATGAACTCTACGTCTCGTACGTCGATTGGGGTGAAAGAAACCATCCTCGGAATTCAATTTCTATTTGTAGCCTTTGGTGCTACTGTACTCGTTCCCCTTTTAGTAGGGATTGACCCATCTGTTGCTCTATTTACCGCTGGAGTTGGAACCATCATTTTTCATTTTATTACCAAAGGAAAAGTTCCTGTTTATCTAGGAAGTAGTTTTGCCTTCATCGCACCAATGATTGCTTGTTCTAAGCTCTATGGTATGCCAGCGATGTTCGGAGGTATTATTGCCGTTGGGATTGTTTACACCATCATCTCTACTGTCATTAAGCTGCGTGGTTCGCGCTTTATTGAACTTCTCTTTCCTTCTGTGGTCGTCGGCCCTGTGATTATGCTGATCGGATTGTCGTTAGCTCCCAATGGAGTGAATATGGCAAAGACCAATTGGGCAATTTCAGGTTCCGTACTAATGGTTGCAATTTTTACAGTAATGGCAGGAAAGGGGATATTTAAACTTATCCCCATTTTTGTGGGCTTGGCTTTCGGTTATATCCTTTCTATGGTGCTTGGAGCTGTAAATTATGACCCAATTATCAATGCGGATTGGTTTGCGCTACCAAAACTGCAATCTCCAGAGTTTCGTTGGGAAGCCATACTCTACATGATTCCTGTGGCAATTGCTCCAATCATTGAGCATGTTGGGGATATGTATGCGATTGGTGGTGTGGTGAACAAAAACTACATTAAAGACCCTGGGCTTAACCGCACACTTCTTGGTGATGGTATCGCTACTATGTTTGCAGGTTTCTTTGGTGGACCACCAAACACAACTTACTCTGAGGTAACAGGTGCTGTTTCTCTAACGAAAGTAACCAATCCTGCTATTTTGAGAATAACAGCTGTCACAGCGATTGTCTTCTCTCTATGTGGTAAAGTTAGTGGTTTCCTTCAAACGATTCCACAAGCTGTTTTGGGTGGATTGATGCTCCTTCTTTTTGGTATGATTGCTAGTGTCGGAATCAAGACTCTAGTGGATTCTCGAATTGATATGAACAACACAAGAAACCAAGTGATCATCTCTGTAGTTCTTACTATGGGTATTGGTGGTGCAGTCTTCCAAATTGGAGACTTTGCGCTTCAAGGAATTGGTCTAGCTTCTATTGTTGGGGTTATTCTAAACCTAATTCTTCCTGGACGTTCTAAAGCAGTGAAAAAATCTGCAAAAGATGATATTGTGATCTAA
- the coaD gene encoding pantetheine-phosphate adenylyltransferase — translation MSRIAVFPGSFDPFTIGHESIVRRALPLFDQVIIMIGYNSEKRSFFPLEKRVEWIEKVFSDTSKVTVATHEGLTVDFCRKVNSNHILRGLRTAADFEYERAIAQVNKKMEDDLETVFLLTTPEHTPVTSTIVRDILRHKGDVSMFLPSNITMKDLADYVG, via the coding sequence ATGTCAAGAATTGCAGTATTTCCAGGGTCGTTTGATCCTTTTACTATTGGACACGAATCAATAGTAAGAAGAGCATTGCCTCTATTCGACCAGGTTATCATTATGATTGGATATAATTCGGAGAAGCGCTCATTTTTTCCATTGGAGAAGAGAGTAGAGTGGATAGAGAAAGTATTTTCGGATACCAGTAAAGTGACTGTAGCAACCCACGAAGGGTTGACTGTCGATTTCTGTCGTAAGGTAAATTCCAACCATATCCTCAGAGGGTTGAGAACTGCTGCAGATTTTGAGTATGAGAGAGCTATAGCACAAGTAAATAAGAAGATGGAGGACGATCTAGAGACAGTGTTCTTGCTCACAACCCCAGAGCATACACCTGTTACTTCGACTATTGTAAGAGATATTCTTCGTCACAAAGGAGATGTGTCGATGTTTCTCCCGTCGAATATTACGATGAAAGATTTGGCTGACTATGTGGGATAG
- a CDS encoding aspartate kinase: MKKVYKFGGASVKDAANIIRLSKQLKADIHPHKVVVISALGKMTNAFEVLVNAYYDQKRDDIAMAYRVIYDYHYGIIADLFERPQLGLIDQLFEQLAQRIEEVPSMNFDYEYDQIVSFGEILSTTLISEYLNFVGVKNSWIDIRPVLRTSENYREGNVDWNISSQNIQKQFVFTENHSMLYITQGFIASTYTNLTTTLGREGSDYSAAIIAHCLNAMSVTIWKDVEGVLNADPRYFEVSQKIERISYKDAIELAYFGASVIHPKTLKPLRTKQIPLYVRSFVDPTLSGTMIGNGPYDTILPPIYILKRDQVLITISDRDLSFLSEEDIAFFYQTLSEHQAKSNLVQQSALYFSVVIDKNHRQFEEMVGKLMENYKVMYNQNLELLTIQNSEPKLDNLDYIQDREVLIEQHSRKTSRYLVKQ, encoded by the coding sequence ATGAAAAAGGTTTATAAGTTTGGGGGAGCATCGGTGAAAGATGCAGCCAATATCATTCGTCTTTCGAAACAACTGAAAGCGGACATTCATCCTCACAAGGTGGTGGTTATCTCTGCTCTTGGCAAGATGACCAATGCTTTTGAAGTGTTGGTGAATGCATATTATGACCAAAAGCGAGATGATATCGCTATGGCCTATCGTGTGATATACGATTATCATTATGGAATTATTGCAGACCTTTTTGAACGACCACAGTTAGGGCTAATCGATCAGCTATTTGAACAGTTAGCACAACGTATTGAGGAGGTGCCTTCCATGAATTTCGATTATGAGTATGATCAGATTGTTAGTTTTGGGGAGATTCTATCCACCACACTCATTTCAGAGTATTTGAACTTTGTAGGGGTTAAGAACAGTTGGATAGATATACGCCCTGTGTTAAGGACTTCAGAGAACTATAGAGAAGGAAATGTCGATTGGAATATCAGTAGCCAGAATATTCAAAAGCAATTTGTCTTTACAGAGAACCATTCGATGCTCTATATTACCCAAGGGTTTATTGCTTCGACCTACACGAACCTAACTACCACTCTAGGTAGAGAAGGTTCAGACTATTCAGCTGCCATCATTGCACACTGTTTGAATGCGATGTCCGTAACCATATGGAAAGATGTAGAGGGGGTGTTGAATGCTGATCCTAGATATTTTGAGGTCTCACAGAAGATCGAACGCATCTCTTACAAAGATGCTATAGAGTTGGCTTATTTTGGTGCTTCGGTGATACATCCTAAGACACTGAAGCCACTACGGACAAAACAGATACCGCTATATGTAAGAAGTTTTGTGGATCCTACCCTCTCGGGAACTATGATTGGTAATGGACCATATGATACCATATTGCCACCGATATATATTCTTAAACGCGATCAGGTGTTGATCACCATTTCGGATAGAGACCTTTCGTTTCTATCGGAGGAGGATATTGCCTTCTTCTATCAGACCTTATCGGAACACCAAGCCAAATCTAATTTGGTACAGCAGTCGGCGCTGTATTTCTCAGTGGTGATCGATAAGAATCATCGTCAGTTTGAAGAGATGGTCGGGAAGTTAATGGAGAATTATAAGGTGATGTATAATCAGAACTTGGAGCTTCTAACCATTCAGAATAGTGAGCCTAAATTGGACAACTTAGATTATATTCAAGACCGAGAGGTGTTGATTGAGCAGCATAGCCGCAAAACATCACGCTATTTAGTTAAACAATAA